The genome window CGCTGAAGGCTATCCGAACAAACGCTACTATGGCGGTTGCCACTTTGTTGATTTGATCGAAGCACAAGCCATTGAGCGCGCAAAAAAACTTTTTGGTGTTGAAGCTGCCAACGTTCAACCACACTCAGGCTCACAAGCTAATATGGGTGTTTATCTTGCGGCTATGAAGGCTGGCGACACTGTTTTAGGTATGGACCTCTCTCACGGCGGTCACCTTACTCACGGCTCGCCGGTGAACTTTAGCGGCTTCTTATTTCACGCGACTTCTTACAAGCTTGATCCTGCGACCGAGCGTTTGAATTATGATACAATTTTAAAAACCGCGCGCGAAGTAAAACCAAAATTGATCATTGCGGGGTACAGCGCGTATCCACGCGTTTTAGATTTTGCGAAGTTTAAAGAAATCGCTGACGATGTCGGCGCTCAGTTGATGGTGGATATGGCTCACTTTGCGGGGCTCGTGGCAACAGGCGCTCATCCAACTCCCGTTGGCTACGCTGATTACATCACGACAACCACGCACAAAACTTTGCGCGGCCCTCGTGGTGGTATGATTTTGTGCTCTGAAGAAAAATTAAAGTCGATCAATTCAAAAATCTTCCCAGGCATTCAAGGTGGTCCGCTGGAGCATGTGATTGCCGGTAAAGCTGTTGCTTTCGGCGAAGCTCTGAAACCAGATTTCAAAAAATACATCGACAATGTTGTGACGAATGCTAAGACATTGGCCGAAGCGTTGATGTCGGAAGGCTTCAAGCTCGTGACTGGCGGAACAGATAATCACTTGATGTTGATTGATCTCAGCGACCGCGAGATCACTGGAAAGTTGGCGGAAGCTTCTTTGGATGAAGCCGGAATTACCGTGAACAAAAACACAGTTCCGAATGAAAAACGCTCTCCGTTTGTGACAAGCGGCATTCGCATCGGCACTCCAGCACTCACAACACGTGGAATGAATGCTTCTGACATGAAGCAAATTGCAAAATGGATCGGGCAAGTTTTGAATAATCCAGAAGACGCTGCACTTAAAACTCGCATCAAAAATGATGTGAAAACAATGTGCACGAAGTACCCAATTTATAAATCTCTCTAAGAGATTTTCACTCTGAAACAAAGTGTGGAAGCGAGAGTTTTTCCTCTAGAAACACTCTCAAATCCGCACCTAGACTGATCTTCAGACCTAAAAACTAATGTCTAGAAATGAGTTCTCTTCTCCGTTCTATTTTGCAACCGCCTTTGAGCGTCAATTTTAGGGCTTTTACTTTTGGAGAATGTCCCGATATGGGGTATAGTTTACCTATGTCGACACAGAACGTCTTAAAACTCACACTGGCTTTTCTCGCGCTTACGATTTTCGGATCATGCTCGACTTTTGACACTCCTGTTTCTCGCTCACTCGAGACTTCTTCTTTGAGTACGCCTGATTTCCGAGCAGACAATAAAAACCTGGAAGACGTTAAAAAGATTCAATTTGCTGACAAAACAGATTTGTTTGATTGGCCTGTGGATGATGCTCGGTTAACTCGTGGATTCTTACCTAAAAAGCGCCGTCCTCATTTGGGAATCGACCTCGCAGCAAAGCGTGGGACTCCGATTCTTGCCGCTCAGGGCGGCTTAGTGATCTATACCGGCCGTGAGTTCCGTGGTTATGGCAAAATGGTTTTGATTGAATCTGGCAAAGGCTGGGCGACTCTTTACGCTCATATGGATAAAATTCTTGTTCAAGAAGGTCAGAAAATCTCTCAAGGTCAAATGATCGGAGCCATGGGCCGCACAGGTCGCGCCACGGGCGTTCATTTGCATTTTGAAATCCGCAAGGACCGTGGACCGATTGATCCATTGCCACTTTTGCCAAATGGACACAAAGTGGCGGCTTATCTCAAGGGCCGCGATCTCAGTCGTAACTGAATCTTAACAAAGTCCTTCGATCTCTAATTAAGACAGCAGAACTAGACTTTTGTGAGAGCATTCCGCTTTCAGAAAGCAGCGATTTTTTCCGATAGGAAATACTGAAAGATTTAGTTTTCAGGAGCTTATCATGTCGCTTAGAACTCTTAAAAAGGGCGAAACCCTCTATACTGAGGGTGAGAAAATTACCAACGTGTATCTTATCCAGTCCGGCGCAATTAACTTGTGCCTGACCCGCAATAAGAAAAACACAGATATGTTCCAAGTGGGTTCCACTCAGATTTTAGGCGAGCAAGTCATCATCGGCCAAGGTACTCACACGACCTCGGCGATTGCCACGACCGAAACCAAGGTTCTCGAAATCCCCGCTGACGCATTTAAAGCTCAATACGAAGCCGGTCAGCAGATGTTTAAGATTATCATCAAGAGTCTGACAGAGCGTCTTAAAACGGCGACGGCTGAGGTTAAATCCAATCGCATGGAAAAAGATGCGGCACCTTGTCCTGAAGACCAAGTCGCAAAAGCTTTTGGCGTCGCCTTTCACACCGCAAATCATAAAGGCGAAAAGAAAGAAGGCCGGACCATCATCGACTGGGGTCTTTTCCGCCAGTACTCTCAGCGCGTGTTTGGCGAATCTCTGAAGCGCCTTGAGGGCACCGTGAACCTTCTCGTAAAATTGAAATTGGCGATGTATGAAATGGGTAAAGATCCAGATGACCCTGAAGGTCCAGAGATGATCCAAAAGGTTCACTTCTTTGATCTTCAAGCCATTGAGAACTTTTTTGAGTTCTATCAGTACTACTATTTCAAAGGTGGCAAATCAGAAGTTCTTAAAATTGAAGACACCGTTTTAAACATCTTAGGAGGCCTTATTGCGTGCACTGAGGGCCAGCCGCTCGACCGCTTTGGCGTTGTCAGCGTTGAGTTCCCTAAGGTCGTTGAGCACTTTAAAAACGAACTCGGCATGAACTTTACTCCGGACACTCTCACTCGTCTGGAAAATAAAGGCCTCTTCACCAAACGCCGCACGAATTCCAATAACGACGTGCAGTTGCAGTTTGAGCTCAAAGAATTCACCGGTTTCTTTAAGAACTGGCGCATTCTCCGTGAAGTCGATAAGTGGAATGAAAAAGGTTTCGTGGATCCATCTGAACCAGAAAAGAAGCCCGTTAAGAAGGCCTCCAGCGGCCCGAGCTGCCCGTCTTGCAGCGCCAGCGTCACTACAGATCAAAAGTTCTGTGGCGAATGCGGTCACAAGCTCGAAGCCAAAGCGGCTTAATACAAACGCAGATCTAGAAATAAAAAAAGGAGCCTAGTGGCTCCTTTTTTTATTTATTCATGTCAGTAAAAGCTTATTAGTAAGCCATTACAACAGTCATCACGTAACTCAAGTTCGCTTCGTCATATGTTGAAGCGACTTTCATGTTTGAACCGTCACGTGGCAAAGTTACTGCGTAGTCGATTTCTGGATTCAAGACAAACTTGCCGCCATTGAAAGCAAAGCTTGCACCAAGGTTTGACAAGAATTGCTCTTTTGCCAATGCAAAGTTCGATTTTGTCTTCCAGTCATGTCTTGCGCCTACGTTGAGGTAGTAAGAAATATTGTCGTTCACGTTGTAGTACAAAGTACCGTAGTGGATCAAAGTCGTCTTAGCGAAGTAAGGAACTGTTTGACCATCCAAATCCATTGTTCCTTCTGTAGGAATCAAAGATTGGCGTGGATTGAGGTAGTAAGAAACCGCCCATTGAGGAGTCAAAGTCCAAACCAACTCAGCATCCATTCTCAAGATACCGTTGTTTTGAGTTTTGTAGTCCGTTGCAGTTACTGGAACGTAGTACCAGAACAAAGCGCTGATAGGATCCGACTTCGCAACACCTTTAAATGTGTGGCCGTAAGTCAAAACAGGGTAAGACATGTCTGCGCTATTTACTGCTTTGTTTTTCTCAGCATTTTCAGGATTGTGACTTGCAGTGAAGTATTGTTTGAAACCGATGCTGTTTTCTTTATCGAGCTTGTAACCCATGCCGATGTAGTTTGTTGTATCAACAGCTTTGTCTTTGCGATTTGAGTAGTTCAATTCACTACTTCCAAGTTCCGCCTGAACAACAGCAGACAATGACCATTTTTTAGTATCGGCAGCAGCAGCTGGAGCTGTTGTCGTTGTAGTGCCTGTCGCGTTTGTTACGGCAACTTGTGAGCCGGCAGCGGGAGCGGATGCTGTGGCAGTTGAAGATGCTGCTGCATTATTATTGTCTTGAGCGTGTGCAGCAGTTGCAAGGGTCGCTAGAGCGGCGATTGCAAAAATTCTTTTCATTATATTTCCCCTTTTTTAGAACTCTGGACTTCCTTTGCCGATCTGAGTTTTGCAACTCTCGCCGACTCCCCTTGTCTCAGCAGTCATAGTGTTTTAATCCTGGTTCCAAATTGAACCCACTGGACTAAGTTGCAATGACAGTGCCAAAGTTCGGCACTGTTTGCAAGAGCAAATATTTTCTAAATACGTGAATTAAAGCGCTGTCTTAACGCAGTTATGAGCATTGGTAGAAAAGAGACACCAATCACGGTAAAAATTACTACATGGAAGTTACTTTTGACACTTGGGAGGTTGCCAAAATAGAAACCGGCCCCCAAAAAAGTGGTCATCCACAGTAAAGAACCTACAACGCTGAAGGTAAAAAATTTACTAAAACTCATGCGTCCAACCCCCGCCACGAAAGGCACGAAGGTTCTAAAGATCGGCATGAAACGCGCCAGCAGCACTGTTTTTCCGCCGTGGTCACGATAGAACTCTTGGGTTTGTTCGAGGTATTTTGGATTCAAAAAGAGCGACTTTTCTTTGTTAAAAACCTTCGGTCCCAAAAAGCGCCCGATCTGATAGTTCGTATTGTCTCCGAGAATGGCCGCTGCCACCAGCAACACCCACAGAGTTGTGATGCTCAGACCGCTACTTTCGATGCTCGCCAGGGCTCCGGCCGCAAACAACAAAGAGTCTCCCGGTAAGAACGGTGTCACTACGAGGCCCGTTTCAGCAAAGATAATTAAGAAAAGAATCACGTAAATCAGTGTCCCATAAGCCGCGGACAACTGAGCCAAGTGAACATCCAAGTGCATAAAGATATCAATAATGTTTGCTAGCATAGTATCCCCAGACTAGGGGGGATCTTTAGGATTAGCAAGCCGAGAGGCAATAAAAAAGGCCCTTCGGGGGAAAAGGGCCTTTGAGGGGTCTAAGCTTAGGGAAACTATCTTTTAATTACTGGCTTTAGCTACTGAACAACTGCTTGGTCGAAGGTGTTAATGATGTCTTGGATCGACATGAATTCATTGGCACCCAAAGACATTGCCATATCACGATTTGAGTTTGCATTCGTGTAATAGAAGTACTTTCTCATCGCCATTTGCTTGATACGTTGGTTACCGCGAGAAATCTCGATCACCAAGTAGTAAGGGCTGCAAGTTTCAGAACCACACACGCCGCTAACTTGAAAAGTGGCACCGTCGAAGGTCGCTGAAGTCGAAGACACTTGACCGATTTGATAGTGAGTTGTGTTGATCTGATAGTTTTTGCTATTTACACTGATTGTAGAAGTCACTGACAAACCACCGCCGCTTTGAACTGGCTGTTGGATTCCCATAATATCTACTGTGTAACCAGCCGCTGCGGCCGCTGCATCTGCATTCGCAGCCTGCTGACCATTTACGATCGGAGCGCCGGCACCATTTTTTCTCGCAGCAAATTCATTATCTCTTTTCGCACAAGCAGAGAGAGCGACAGCTGCAGCTAAGATATAAAGATAAACTTTTGCATTCTTCATGAAACCCATGGAAAACTCCTGGTTAAATAATCGTCTTCACAGTCCTAGAGAGCAAAAGCCAAACCATCACGTGCCACCCGAAAAACGCCCGATAAGCCACTGATTTTAGACGAGAATTAAACCTCGTCTCAAAACGAAACTCAGTCCCCTCAGATCCACTGAAGACCGGCGACGACATTTTAGGCCCACTTTCGTTTAGAGTCTGGACATCCTAAAAGCCTTTGTCTCAAATTGAGATTGCCGGTTAAACTAGAATAAACACCGCCATGACGGCGGACGCATGGACTGTGATTGACTCAATTAGGAAGAATGAGATGAGTTCAAAACTAAATAAAGGTTTGGTTCTTTCCGGAGGCGGCGCCCGTGGCGCTTATCAAGTAGGGGTTCTTTCAGCGATCGCGGATATCGCTCAATCTGCCGGCATCAAAGAAGCCTTTAACATCTACACCGGAGTCAGCGCCGGCGCAATTAACGCCACATTCATGGCCGCCGGAGCCGATGACTTCGTCGGCACGACTAAAAACCTTGTGAATCTATGGAGCCGCCTTGAAAGCGAACGCGTTTTCTATTCTGACATTGGCTCCATCGGAAAAATTGGTTTTAACTGGGTAAAATCAGTCTCGATTGGCGGCATGACTTCAGCGACCCCGGGGCAAGCGCTGCTCGACACAGCTCCCCTGCATCAACTTCTCAAAAAAGAACTGCCGTTTACTAAAATCCAAAACAACATCGATAATGGCGTTTTAAAAGCTCTTGCGATTACGGCGATGGATTATCAGGCCTCAACGGCCATTACTTTCGTGCAAGGTGAAGAGGGACTGCCGGATTGGCAAAAAAGCCGCCGCCGCAGCGAAAAGACCCACATTCAATCCGAACATGTCATGGCCTCTTCAGCGATCCCACTGCTCTTCCCGCCTATTGGTGTGGACACACGTTACTTCGGTGACGGCTGCGTGAGAAACACGGCTCCTTGTAGTCCGAGTATTTATCTGGGTTCACAAAAAATTCTCGTGATCGGCGTGCGCCGCTCAACACAAACCGTGTATGAGTCTCTGGTGATGAAGAACGCAAAGGCCCCAAGCATCGGACGCGTCCTCAACGTGCTTTTAAATTCGGTAATGCTTGACGGGGTTGAGCTTGATGTCGAGAGACTCGGCAGAATCAACTCACTGATTGATGAAATCCCGCCGGCGGTTCACTCCAATTTGCCGTACAAGAAAGTCGACGTCGTTTGGGTTTCACCTTCGGCTGACATCGGTGAAATCGCTGCGCAAAAGAATATGAAACTGCCCCACATCATTCGCTACATGCTGAAGGGCTTAGGCAGTATTCAAGAAACGAGTGAGATCGTAAGTTATTTGCTATTTGATCCTTCTTTCTGCACTCAACTCATCGAGATCGGCTACGAAGATGGAATGAGACAAAAAGAAGAGATTCAAAAATTTCTGGAATCTTAGAGGAACATCGAACACAATTTGCAGCACTAATTTGCGGGTTTCAGCTTTTCCTGCCGATAAGACATCTTAGAATAGGCTATAACTGACCATCCAGCTGAAACCATGAATACTTTTTTGAATGTTGTCACCTCCACCTTCCTGCTCGCCAGCCCTTCGTTGAGTCTGGCCACCGAGAGCACTCAAAAAGCTCCCAGCGTGGTCCGCGTGGGTGCTGTAGAGTTCCCTCCTTACATTCATATCGAGTCCGGCGGCAAAGTCACAGGCTTGCTTGAAACGCTTTTAAACTTCATGAACAAGGAACAGAGCCAATACATCTTTCAAGCAATTCCAATTTCGGCGATGAGACGTCACGGCGACTTTAAAAATGGCGATTACAACTTAAGCTTCTTCGACAATATCGACTGGGGCTGGGACAAAAATACCGTTGATATTTCTAACGTCTATATGCGCGGGAAAGAAGTTTACATCGCAAAACGAAAGCCCGATCGCACGGATTCTTACTTTAATGACCTCTCCGGCAAATCCATGATCGGCATTCTGGGCTATCACTATGGTTTTGCCAATTACAATGCGGACCCGGCATTCCTTCGCAAGAAATACAATATGCAGCTTTCAAACAGCAACGAAGGCAGTATCAAGATGATTCTTTTCGATCGTGGCGACATCGCCGTGGTCTCTGATATATATTTGAATAGTTATTTAAAAAAACACCCGGAAGACAAGGCAAAGCTCTTGATTTCAAACAAGACTGATCAGCAGTACTCACACACAGTCATCGTCAGAAAAAATACCCACCCCACTGTTCAGGAGATCAATCTTCTCCTGAACAAGTTTCAACAATCTAAAGAATTTAAAGAGATTATCAGTCTCAATCCCAACGAAGCCCCTTAACAGGACTCTTAGATTTCAACCTGAATGCCCACTTCGATCACCTGATTCGGCGGGATCTTAAAGAAGGCCGTTGGCCGTTGGGCATTTTTCGACATGATCGCAAAGATCTTTTCACGCCATAAGCTCATGCCCGGGATCGTACTTGGCAAGATGGTCTCACGCCCCAGCACAAACGTCGTCTCTGTCACATTAAAGTGAATATCACGCTGACGGCAGGCTTCGAGGATGTGTTTCATCTTCGGCGTTTCCATGAAGCCGTAATAAACGATAATGCGGTAGAGATTCGGAATGATTTCCTGAATAACAACGCGTTCTTTCTTCGGCACAAATGGCTCGTCCTTCGTTTGAATCGTCAGGATCGCCACACGCTCGTGCAGAACTTTATTGTGTTTCAGATTGTGCAACAAAGGCACCGGAATCCCGGAAGGATCCCCGGCCATGTAAATGGCTGTTCCTGTTACACGTAAAGGTGGCGTACGAAGAATCATCTGACAGAACACTTCGATGGAAACCGAACGTTCTTTCAAACGGGCATACAAAATCTTACGTCCCTTATGCCATGTCACCATCAGCATATAAATGACCAACGCCATGACAAGCGGCACCCAGCCACCATGAGTGATCTTCATGATGTTTGCGCCGAAGAATGCCATATCAAAAATGAAAAGAAGTCCGAATACTAAAATCGCCCGACCAAAACCCCAGTTCCAACGGCGAATTGCAACTTCATAGGCAAGAAGTGTCGTGATCACCATCGTCCCCGTGACCGCAATACCGTATGCCGCCGCCAAGTTGCTCGAGGATTTAAATGTTAATACCAGCCAGATCACGCCGACAAAAAGAGCCCAATTCACAAATGGCACGTAGATCTGACCGATCTCGCGGCTTGAGGTGTGCACCGTTGAAAGACGCGGACAGAAACCCAATTGCACTGCCTGACGAGTGAGCGAGAAAATCCCCGAAACCAACGCTTGAGAAGCAATGACAGTTGCCATCGTCGCAAGAATCACCATCGGAGCCAGCGCCCACTTCGGAGCCAGCATATAGAATGGATTTGAAATGGCTTCAGGATTTGTGAGCAACAAAGCCCCTTGTCCAAAGTAATTAAGCACGAGTGCCGGTAACGCCACCAGAAACCACGCAAGACGAATTGGCTGACGGCCAAAGTGACCCATATCTGCGTAAAGGGCCTCACCACCGGTAATCACAAGGACGACAGAACCGAGAACAACAAAACCGTGAACTCCATGGCGCATAAAGAATTCAACCGCATGAAGAGGATTCACAGCCTCAAGCACCGCCGGATTTTCTGTGATTCCATGCAAACCTAAAACGCCAAGAACCGTAAACCAGATCAGCAAAATAGGGCCAAAGATCACACCGATTCTGCCGGTACCAAATCTCTGCATGAGAAAGAACGCATTCAGAATAAAAATTGTCAGCGGAATAACATAAGGCTCAAAGGCCGGAGTCAGGTAATACAAACCTTCGACCGCAGAAAGAACCGAGATCGCCGGCGTAATCACACCATCACCATACAGAAGAGCGGCACCAAAAAGACCGAGCGTGATAATCGCAATTTTTCGGATGGGGTGTTCTTTAGTTTCACTGCTCGACGCCAGGGCCATAAGCGAAAGAATTCCGCCCTCTCCTTTATTGTCAGCTTTCATCACCACAGCCATGTACTTAAAGCAAATAGCGATAATAATCGTCCAGAAAATCAACGACAGAACGCCGATGATGTTGTCTGGAATTAACGGAATGGCATGTTCTTCAGCGAAGCATTCGCGAAGAGCGTACAACGGGCTTGTACCGATATCTCCGAACACCACGCCAATGGCGCCAAGAGCCAGCATCCAAATATTTCTAGAATGTTTATTATGAGCCGAGGGTTGCATTATTTTGCAGCTTTTTGCGCCAAATGGCTATTGGCATCGAGTTTTGCATCTTTGAGCGCTTTACAGAATTTTTGAAAACCCAGGACTTGAACTTTCAAAAGATCCTGCATCATCGGATCCGTGAGGGCGCCGTCTTTCATTACCTTATGCACATTCATCAAGAACACGCGTTGAGGATAGATAAAAGCATTTCTATAGCCGAAAACCTGCTGCAGATGTTCGACGGGTCTCATGCCGCCGAACATTCCACCAAGTCCAACGAACGCCACGGGACGGAATTCAAAAGAGTCAGGAAACTTCATATGATCAATATAGTATTTTAAAATGCCCGGCATCGAACCATTGTACTCTGGGCAAACCACGATCAAACCGTCAGAATGAACAACCTTGTTGATTTCAGCTTGCAAGCCGCTGGGCTGATTGGAACCATAATGAGGTCCTGTTGCCAGTTCGCTGCGGATTTCACGCATATCGATCAAACCGACTTCTTCACCCGCCTCTTTGTACAAGGCTTGGATGTACTTTGAAATTTTCATCGTGTTAGAGTCCGCGCGATCAGTTCCGGAAATCACATACTTCATAAACAAATTTGTCCTTTAACCTGATTTGACAATAATCTTCTCGTTAGTTCTAATAATCAAGAAGGAACTCATAAGCGGGGGATGTTCTTGGATCAAAAAAGATGGTTTTTGCTACTAGAAGGACAGGTTACTGGGCCTTACGCGGATCAAGAGATTGAAAATCGCATTGACAAGGCCAAGGAGCCTCTCATTTGGGGGCGTGGGCAGTCGGAATGGCTCGGGCCCGAGAAGTGGCGCTTGGCAGTGAAAGCGATTCTTGCGCAACAAGCTCTTGAGCAACAAAACTCCCGTCAATGGAAGATGAGCGTCGATGGCAAAGAGCTCACGCCGATGAACATGGAAGAGCTCATTGAACACCTCAAAGACTATACAGATCTCTCGCCAGTGCGGGTATGGACGGAAGGCTTTGACGACTGGAAAGAGGTCTTTCAGGTCCGCAAAATCATGGATGAGCTCGGCATTAGCCGCCGCAGTCACCCCCGTGTTCCGATCATGGGAAGCCTTAAAGGCACTGCAAGTGTCGGCGATCTCAATGCAAAAATCATTTCGATCAGCGAAGGGGGCGTCGGCGTGAATAGCGCCAAAGGACTGCAGATCGGCGAACAGTTCCATGCGGTTCTTTCAAGCCCCAATCTTTTTGTGAGCATCAATTGCAATATGGAAGTGGTTTACGTGAGTGCCGATGGCTATGCCGGCATGCGCTTTTTAGGACTGCCAAGCGAAGCCCGCTCCGCGATCATTGAGTACGTGAAAAAGTTCCAGCAAGTCGCAACTAAATAGGGCCTTGCAACGCCCCTTTAAAGGCCATTGTGGAGTTGCGCTTGCCTTTAAAACCTTCGTGGGTTTGCACTTCAAAGGACGCCGCCGTCAAGGCTCGCTTTAAAGTTCCGCGGCTTGCGTAAGTTGAAACCACCGCATCTGCACTGGTTGATTTATTTAGAAAATCAACCAGGAATTCCTCAGTCCAGAGGTCCGGAGTGGTCTTCGCGCTAAAGGCATCAAACAAAAGACAGTGGGCTTTTGCCAAAAACTCAGAATCTGCAACAAGCGGCCCCTGAAGACTCCAGGAATTTTCTGTGAGCTTACTCGCCAGTAATTTTTTGAGATCTTTCGAGTTCAAAGTCGTGTCTTTTAAAACATACTTTAACACTTGATCGTACACAGAGCTAATTTCAGAGTTCACTTCCCCCTCAATCAACCACTGCTTTAAGTAGTCTCTGAGCTCAGGAACGAGCTCAAAGCTCTCGAGAGTAAAGTTGAAGTTTTGCTTTAAGAGTGCTTCCCTAGCGATGGTCATTTCGACATAACCAAGACCTAAACCCACTGATAGAAAGTGAGGTTTAGGAATCACCTCAAAAGATTTGCGAATCACCCGTCCGTAGATAAGCTCGGTCTCTTCAGCGGCCCCGCCGGAGTGGTGCATGCACTCACCAGGCATAAGACGGAGGGTTGGACTCCCGTCCCCCGTAATTTCTACTTCAAATCCTATAGCCGACCAAGTTTGGGGCGTATTCATTGCTTTTTTGATCCTTCATCCCTATAAGTGAGCCCATGGAAAGAGGCTGGAACGGCTTACCGTATAACACAATTGCTGAGCACTATTCAAAGCGCTTTGGGGAAAAGGTCTACAAGATCCCCGTGAGCGTCGTGGATGACTGCCCAAACCGTCGCGGCTTGAAGGGTATGCAGACCTGCGTGTTTTGCGATGTGTGGGGCTCAGCAGCCCGTTCTGAGTCTTTAACCATGGAACTCCGAGCGCAGATCGACAAGTATCACGCACATATTTCTAAGAAGTATAAAGCCAAAAGCTTCCTCGTCTATTTCCAGGCCTATACCAATACTTTCACCAAGCTCACGGGCCTGCGAGCGAATTTTGAAACCGCGCTGTCTTATGACTATGTGAAAGGCTTTGTCGTCGGCACACGCCCAGATTGCCTTTCTAAAGGGGTTTTGGATCTTTGGCAGGAATTCCATCAGAAATCTTTTGTCGCCGTCGAATTGGGCGTTCAGAGCTTCTTTAACGATCAACTGGAGTTCATGCGCCGGGGGCACACTGCGGAAGCTTCGATTGAAGCCGTTCATAAGATTGCAGATAGCACAGACGTGGATCTGGGAATTCATCTGATTTTTGGAAATCCCGGCGAAACAGACGAACAAATCATTCAGACGGCCGAGATTGTGAATAAGCTTCCAATCACGAATGTGAAACTTCATAACCTGCACGTTTTGAAAAACACGCCCCTTGAGGAAATGCACGCCCGCGGCGAGTTCACGCCGATCGAAAGAGATGTGTATTCGAACCGTGTGAAACTGTTTTTACAGCATTTAGCTCCGCACATCGCCCTTCATAGGCTTGCAGCCTATTCTTCGCGCTGGGATGAACTCATCGCTCCTCAGTGGACAACGGATAAAATGGGCACGCACCAATACATTATCGATAGTTTGCGCAAAGATCAGGCACATCAAAGTCAGTTGTTCGTTGCCACAGATCCCGAAACCCAGACCTTGATCGAGCAGCTCCGCGAAAAAAGTTTACCGGATTCACGGGAACACTAGGGGTAGATTTAAGATCATGACAGATTGCTATATCTAGACCTTGCGTTAATCCGTTGTTTTTCCGTCCTTTCAACTCTTTAGATCACTTTCCGCTATGAGATATGCAAAAAAAAGTAGCTCTTTTCGGCCTGACAGACATGTCAAGAAGATCAAATTTAGTGCTTAAATGATAAGCAGCGCTAGAAATATTTTGTAAAATTTTTCCTATTTAAGTTTGACTCCATTTCAAAAAATGAAGATCCTTCAAGTGCGAGGAAGATCGGCCATATGGATATGGCCACTCTGACGAACCCCTAGATCTAGTGGTTCCCCGGCAAAAGCGAAAAGCTTCGGGGTGCGATGAAAGTCTAGGAGTTAAAAGAGCAATTCTAACTGTTAACAGAAACGTAAACAGGAGGATCCGATTGGAAGAAGCTCTCTTTCTCTGTCGCTAAACTGATGGCGCCCTATTGATGAAAGTCAATTTCGGTGGCAGCGGCAAACAGTGACTAAAGACAACTAGCAAACACTATTAATTTAGATAAAACATCGTTCGGTTTTTACGGAGGGGTAAGAACTGAAGCGGGATTTTTTTCGCCTGGAAACAGGTCATCCATTGAGGGGACGTTATTATGCTGAATCAGGAGTCCAACGGACAGGGCTATCAATCTGACACTACACCACACATGATGCGCGTAAAGAAACGTGACGGAACTCTTGAGCCCGTTGACGTGACTAAGATCGTTGAGCGCGTTACTCGCTGCTGCCAGGGCTTGGCACAGGTTGACCCACTCCGCGTAGCTACAAAGGCTATCAGCGGTCTTTATGATGGCGCCTCTACTAAGGAACTCGA of Bdellovibrionales bacterium contains these proteins:
- a CDS encoding potassium transporter Kup, translating into MQPSAHNKHSRNIWMLALGAIGVVFGDIGTSPLYALRECFAEEHAIPLIPDNIIGVLSLIFWTIIIAICFKYMAVVMKADNKGEGGILSLMALASSSETKEHPIRKIAIITLGLFGAALLYGDGVITPAISVLSAVEGLYYLTPAFEPYVIPLTIFILNAFFLMQRFGTGRIGVIFGPILLIWFTVLGVLGLHGITENPAVLEAVNPLHAVEFFMRHGVHGFVVLGSVVLVITGGEALYADMGHFGRQPIRLAWFLVALPALVLNYFGQGALLLTNPEAISNPFYMLAPKWALAPMVILATMATVIASQALVSGIFSLTRQAVQLGFCPRLSTVHTSSREIGQIYVPFVNWALFVGVIWLVLTFKSSSNLAAAYGIAVTGTMVITTLLAYEVAIRRWNWGFGRAILVFGLLFIFDMAFFGANIMKITHGGWVPLVMALVIYMLMVTWHKGRKILYARLKERSVSIEVFCQMILRTPPLRVTGTAIYMAGDPSGIPVPLLHNLKHNKVLHERVAILTIQTKDEPFVPKKERVVIQEIIPNLYRIIVYYGFMETPKMKHILEACRQRDIHFNVTETTFVLGRETILPSTIPGMSLWREKIFAIMSKNAQRPTAFFKIPPNQVIEVGIQVEI
- a CDS encoding NAD(P)H-dependent oxidoreductase, whose protein sequence is MKYVISGTDRADSNTMKISKYIQALYKEAGEEVGLIDMREIRSELATGPHYGSNQPSGLQAEINKVVHSDGLIVVCPEYNGSMPGILKYYIDHMKFPDSFEFRPVAFVGLGGMFGGMRPVEHLQQVFGYRNAFIYPQRVFLMNVHKVMKDGALTDPMMQDLLKVQVLGFQKFCKALKDAKLDANSHLAQKAAK
- a CDS encoding PilZ domain-containing protein, producing MDQKRWFLLLEGQVTGPYADQEIENRIDKAKEPLIWGRGQSEWLGPEKWRLAVKAILAQQALEQQNSRQWKMSVDGKELTPMNMEELIEHLKDYTDLSPVRVWTEGFDDWKEVFQVRKIMDELGISRRSHPRVPIMGSLKGTASVGDLNAKIISISEGGVGVNSAKGLQIGEQFHAVLSSPNLFVSINCNMEVVYVSADGYAGMRFLGLPSEARSAIIEYVKKFQQVATK
- a CDS encoding TIGR01212 family radical SAM protein (This family includes YhcC from E. coli K-12, an uncharacterized radical SAM protein.) translates to MERGWNGLPYNTIAEHYSKRFGEKVYKIPVSVVDDCPNRRGLKGMQTCVFCDVWGSAARSESLTMELRAQIDKYHAHISKKYKAKSFLVYFQAYTNTFTKLTGLRANFETALSYDYVKGFVVGTRPDCLSKGVLDLWQEFHQKSFVAVELGVQSFFNDQLEFMRRGHTAEASIEAVHKIADSTDVDLGIHLIFGNPGETDEQIIQTAEIVNKLPITNVKLHNLHVLKNTPLEEMHARGEFTPIERDVYSNRVKLFLQHLAPHIALHRLAAYSSRWDELIAPQWTTDKMGTHQYIIDSLRKDQAHQSQLFVATDPETQTLIEQLREKSLPDSREH